One Solanum pennellii chromosome 9, SPENNV200 DNA segment encodes these proteins:
- the LOC107029686 gene encoding steroid 5-alpha-reductase DET2, with protein sequence MFSDQNLYHYSLLSLFLIGPPTFIACQFLTAPYGKHRRSGWGPTISPPLAWFLMESPTLWLTLILFPFGKNHNNPLSLILISPYLFHYTNRTIIYPLKLYFNSKGRSPASGFPVSIAFLAFVFNLLNAYVQARWVSHYADYDSDVWFWVRFTGGMVVFAGGMAVNVWADKVLVGLKSEGNGYKIPRSGLFEYVSCPNYLGEIVEWLGWALMTGSWAGFGFFLYTFANLVPRARFNHEWYMQKFGEDYPRKRKAVIPFLY encoded by the coding sequence ATGTTTTCAGATCAAAATTTGTATCACTACAGCCTCCTCTCTCTCTTCCTCATCGGACCACCCACCTTCATCGCCTGTCAATTCCTCACCGCCCCTTATGGAAAACACCGTCGCTCCGGTTGGGGACCTACCATTTCACCACCTTTAGCTTGGTTTCTAATGGAAAGCCCTACTCTATGGCTCACACTTATCCTCTTCCCTTTCGGCAAAAATCACAACAATCCATTATCACTTATCCTCATTTCTCCTTACCTTTTCCACTACACAAATCGGACGATAATTTACCCTTTAAAACTCTACTTCAACTCAAAGGGTAGATCTCCGGCGAGTGGTTTCCCGGTGAGTATTGCGTTTTTGGCTTTTGTGTTTAATCTGTTGAATGCTTATGTACAAGCTAGATGGGTTTCTCATTACGCTGATTACGATTCTGATGTGTGGTTTTGGGTTCGATTTACCGGTGGGATGGTGGTTTTTGCCGGCGGGATGGCGGTGAATGTTTGGGCCGATAAGGTGTTAGTGGGCCTGAAGAGTGAAGGAAATGGATATAAGATACCAAGAAGTGGGCTTTTTGAATATGTGAGTTGTCCAAATTATTTGGGGGAGATAGTGGAGTGGTTGGGCTGGGCTTTAATGACTGGGTCTTGGGCCGGGTTTGGGTTTTTTCTGTATACTTTTGCTAATTTGGTTCCTAGagctaggtttaatcatgaatGGTATATGCAGAAATTTGGAGAAGATTATCCAAGGAAAAGAAAAGCTGTTATTCCATTTTTGtattga
- the LOC107031151 gene encoding acetyl-coenzyme A carboxylase carboxyl transferase subunit alpha, chloroplastic — MASTSHPPVAFSGSLASKTSASDLLRSSRNGVCGVPLKTLGRARLGSKKRDFTISAKVRKVKKHEYPWPEDPDLNVKGGVLSHLSPFKPLKEKPKPVTLDFEKPLMDLQKKIIDVQKMANETGLDFSDQIISLENKYQQALKDLYTHLTPIQRVNIARHPNRPTFLDHIFNITEKFVELHGDRAGYDDPAIVTGLGTINGRSYMFMGHQKGRNTKENIQRNFGMPTPHGYRKALRMMYYADHHGFPIITFIDTPGAYADLKSEELGQGEAIAHNLRSMFGLKVPIISIVMGEGGSGGALAIGCANKLLMLENAVFYVASPEACAAILWKTAKASPKAAEKLKITAQELCRLQIADGSIPEPLGGAHADPYWTSQQIKIAIEESMDELTKMDTQELLRHRMLKFRKLGGFQEGVPIDPKRKVNMKKKEEPLLPPGIPDVELMDEVEKLKQEILKAKESTGKIPDTGLNEMIEKLRREIDYEFSEAAKALGLEEKLVMAREEFAKTRNSNDQSMHPVLKEKLDQLKDEFNRNISAAPNYASLTNKLEMLQEMSKAQKLSEKNSKVNNLKEEINKRLKEVMNRPDLKEKMDALKAEIKSTGVSRVVDLDQGIKEKLVQLKDEMDMEFSGVFESLGLNVNPASLPDAKRRIDEFNNEITTVMEDLVNSTDLKNKIELLKMEVTKAGKTADAESKAKIQALEQQIKQSLAQAMSFPELKEKHEKLKEEIVETVESLQGSNGSLLADNGGANSGVGVNVDANRSFA; from the exons ATGGCTTCAACTTCACATCCTCCCGTGGCATTCAGTGGAAGTTTGGCTTCTAAAACTTCAGCTTCAGACCTTCTTCGAAGCTCAAGAAATGGTGTTTGTGGTGTGCCATTGAAAACCTTAGGGAGAGCACGATTGGGTTCTAAGAAGAGAGATTTTACAATCTCTGCAAAGGTTAGAAAGGTAAAGAAGCACGAGTACCCATGGCCAGAGGATCCTGACCTTAATGTCAAGGGTGGAGTCCTCAGTCACTTATCACCTTTCAAGCCATTGAAAGAAAAGCCAAAACCGGTGACATTGGATTTTGAGAAACCTCTCATGGATCTGCAGAAAAAAATCATTGAT GTTCAAAAGATGGCAAATGAAACTGGGTTGGATTTCAGTGATCAAATTATCTCACTTGAGAACAAATACCAACAG GCTCTAAAAGATCTATACACACATCTGACTCCTATACAAAGAGTGAATATTGCAAGGCATCCTAACAGGCCAACTTTCCTTGATCATATCTTTAATATTACTGAGAAG TTTGTGGAGCTTCATGGTGACCGAGCTGGGTATGACGATCCTGCCATTGTCACTGGACTTGGCACAATAAATGGTAGAAGCTATATGTTTATGGGTCATCAAAAAGGACGAAACACAAAGGAGAACATACAACGTAACTTTGGGATGCCTACTCCCCATGG TTATAGGAAGGCTCTGCGGATGATGTACTATGCTGATCATCACGGATTCCCGATCATCACTTTCATTGACACACCAGGGGCATATGCTGATCTCAAATCAGAGGAACTAGGTCAA GGAGAAGCCATAGCTCATAACTTGAGGAGTATGTTTGGTTTGAAAGTACCAATTATTTCTATTGTTATGGGAGAAGGGGGTTCTGGTGGAGCTCTGGCTATTGGTTGTGCTAATAAATTGTTGATGCTTGAAAATGCTGTCTTCTATGTTGCCAG CCCAGAAGCATGTGCAGCAATTTTGTGGAAGACTGCAAAAGCTTCTCCTAAG GCAGCTGAGAAACTCAAGATAACAGCTCAAGAGCTGTGCAGGCTTCAAATTGCTGATGGTTCCATCCCT GAGCCTCTTGGTGGTGCACATGCTGATCCGTATTGGACTTCACAGCAGATAAAAATTGCTATTGAAGAATCAATGGAT GAACTTACAAAAATGGACACCCAAGAGTTGTTAAGGCACAGGATGCTAAAGTTCCGAAAACTTGGTGGCTTCCAGGAGGGAGTTCCCATTGATCCAAAAAGGAAGGTcaacatgaaaaagaaagaagaaccTCTTCTTCCACCTGGAATTCCGGATGTGGAGTTAATGGATGAGGTTGAGAAATTGAAGCAGGAGATCCTGAAAGCTAAGGAATCAACTGGGAAGATTCCAGACACAGGCCTGAATGAGATGATAGAAAAATTAAGAAGagaaattgattatgaattttctGAGGCTGCTAAAGCTTTGGGTTTGGAGGAAAAACTTGTCATGGCGCGAGAAGAATTTGCAAAAACAAGGAACTCAAACGACCAGTCAATGCATCCTGTTCTGAAGGAAAAACTTGACCAGCTTAAGGATGAATTCAACAGAAACATTTCTGCTGCTCCAAATTATGCTAGCCTAACGAATAAGCTTGAGATGTTGCAAGAAATGTCTAAAGCCCAGAAACTCTCAGAGAAAAATAGCAAGGTAAACAACTTGAAGGAGGAGATCAATAAGAGGTTAAAAGAAGTCATGAACCGCCCAGATTTGAAGGAGAAGATGGACGCATTGAAGGCTGAGATCAAGAGTACTGGTGTATCGAGAGTCGTGGATCTAGACCAGGGGATAAAGGAGAAACTTGTACAACTGAAGGATGAAATGGATATGGAATTTTCTGGTGTTTTCGAATCCCTAGGCTTAAATGTCAACCCAGCATCACTTCCTGATGCCAAGAGAAGAATCGATGAATTTAACAATGAAATTACAACGGTTATGGAAGACCTCGTGAACTCCACGGATTTGAAAAACAAGATTGAGTTGTTAAAGATGGAGGTAACAAAGGCTGGAAAGACAGCAGATGCTGAGTCAAAGGCAAAAATTCAGGCCTTAGAACAGCAAATAAAGCAAAGTCTTGCACAGGCTATGAGTTTTCCAGAGTTAAAGGAGAAACACGAGAAGCTGAAGGAAGAGATTGTGGAAACCGTTGAATCCCTTCAAGGATCCAATGGAAGTTTGCTAGCAGATAACGGTGGTGCCAATTCAGGAGTAGGAGTAAATGTAGATGCAAACCGTAGCTTTGCCTGA